Proteins co-encoded in one Spirosoma endbachense genomic window:
- a CDS encoding arginase family protein, with the protein MITDVSVSPLLLKSPYLDITLSNQTGKGTIFNMISGKSYEVSPAIVSILDFFRQPATTDALFDEMDIENDQLELAIAYLQRNGLLLDPSTEGWERFTADVMAVKNRIFGVDAYHERAEVVIVGIPFGKGNGKSMGGAKFPFHIREFSQNNNLLLKGADFLLFDELTATRLQPLFQNSKLVDYGNLFVNANESTAFVYAKIHHMASQLFKAGKIPAFIGGDHSISYPLIKAAAETYPNLHVIHFDAHTDTYGSRYDSINHWGKVHHYGNFMTKCLELSNVQQVYQFGIRGFANAGTRPRPKQHIHWCHQVSEQLRQGKRFDLPDDVPYYVTFDVDVLDPTVLPGTATPIPGGFSLEEIKQLFSQLLPGRQLVGFDLVEANPDFDSTDLTTQVAMEILLRLMSYLTIS; encoded by the coding sequence ATGATAACCGACGTTTCTGTTTCGCCCCTGTTGTTAAAGTCGCCTTATCTTGACATTACCCTGTCGAATCAAACGGGTAAAGGCACCATCTTCAACATGATCAGTGGAAAGAGCTACGAAGTTAGCCCGGCCATTGTTTCGATCCTTGATTTCTTTAGACAGCCTGCCACGACCGACGCGCTGTTTGACGAAATGGACATAGAGAATGATCAGCTTGAGCTGGCTATCGCCTATCTGCAACGAAATGGATTGCTACTCGATCCCAGCACAGAAGGGTGGGAGCGTTTTACGGCCGATGTGATGGCGGTAAAGAACCGGATCTTTGGGGTAGATGCCTATCACGAGCGGGCCGAAGTCGTTATTGTCGGTATTCCGTTTGGCAAGGGAAATGGGAAGTCGATGGGCGGGGCGAAGTTCCCGTTTCACATCCGGGAGTTTAGCCAGAATAACAATCTTCTGTTGAAAGGGGCTGATTTTCTGCTTTTTGATGAGCTGACCGCCACGCGTCTTCAGCCCCTGTTTCAGAACAGCAAGCTGGTTGATTACGGTAATCTGTTTGTGAACGCCAATGAGTCGACGGCTTTTGTATACGCCAAAATTCACCACATGGCGAGCCAATTGTTTAAAGCCGGTAAAATTCCGGCCTTTATCGGGGGCGACCACTCCATCAGCTATCCGCTTATTAAGGCAGCCGCTGAGACTTATCCCAATTTACACGTCATTCATTTCGATGCCCACACCGATACCTACGGCTCGCGGTACGACAGTATAAATCACTGGGGGAAAGTGCATCATTACGGTAATTTTATGACGAAGTGCCTGGAATTGAGCAACGTACAGCAAGTCTATCAGTTTGGCATTCGCGGATTTGCCAATGCCGGAACCAGGCCGCGCCCGAAACAGCACATTCACTGGTGTCATCAGGTGAGCGAGCAGTTACGGCAGGGAAAACGATTCGATTTGCCCGACGATGTTCCTTATTACGTGACGTTCGATGTCGATGTTCTGGACCCGACCGTTCTGCCTGGCACCGCAACGCCGATACCGGGAGGCTTTTCGCTGGAGGAGATCAAACAGCTTTTTAGCCAGCTCCTGCCAGGACGTCAACTAGTAGGCTTCGATCTGGTAGAAGCCAATCCCGACTTCGATTCAACGGATCTGACCACGCAGGTGGCTATGGAAATCTTGCTTCGCCTAATGAGCTATCTAACTATTTCGTAA
- a CDS encoding gliding motility-associated C-terminal domain-containing protein: MCLSIFRVILWLTLIGTSLQALGAHQVGGQLEMQAIGDIPGHYRIVLTNYFEAGPRADAQAGGGLGVFRKRDNVMLFAFYAKRTGPGEPIVFSNEFCAKLRNLNFITVNFEAEIQLDPSEYSDSQGYYISYQGRNRNVSINNIKKSYDTGFTYYLEFPPLQQSGKPIKYSSPHFPPMTGEYICIGEPFRFPFGATDPDGDQLTYSLVTPLDQKIYTQAISPGPYPGVAWVPGYGPANAIHGSPPLAINAKTGELSVTATQAGLFVFGVKVEKYRNGRKLGEVRRDFQFLVIDCASETIPSPVVHAENQSSTAPEATICQGGSIVLQTTVDSNWNYQWYRNGSSISAANKPSLTIYEPGSYNVIVYSKNECLKPGTSKNIIVKTATLTSSIKASGSLCAVDGSVRLQASANLAVRYEWYHNGQPLTHQTADTVRVSQEGTYWAVLTDTAFGCVFRTDTLSISRLPALPASIRSVRGSPRLCPEDSLLLESSRGKSYTWQRDGQPIQGATGAQYQAKTSGSYVVRITDDSGCSHVSEPFLVEAIPPLTVLFDSIPAICEANATIITLNASPPGGTFSGNGVGGNEFDPRLAGIGNHRLSYAIKPSPECADVVVTRTVVVGKSPSIELPDSIVTNKGNTIQLTPSISTNAVFFQWTPSTYLDNPTIATPLAVSVLNTITYTVKASDSLGCASEDSVRIKIIDQIWVPDAFTPNGDGMNDVLALPGIEAFPDAVITIYNRWGEVIYQSAKGYPTPFDGTLNGHELPIGVYSYRLQTGSGKPQKEGSILLLRD, encoded by the coding sequence ATGTGTCTATCTATTTTTCGGGTCATACTATGGCTAACCCTGATCGGAACATCCCTGCAAGCGCTGGGTGCCCATCAGGTAGGAGGGCAACTGGAAATGCAGGCGATTGGCGATATACCCGGCCATTATCGGATTGTCCTAACCAATTACTTTGAAGCCGGGCCACGCGCTGATGCCCAGGCAGGTGGCGGATTGGGCGTGTTCAGGAAAAGAGACAATGTCATGTTGTTCGCTTTTTACGCGAAACGAACCGGGCCAGGTGAACCAATCGTGTTTAGCAATGAGTTTTGCGCCAAACTCCGAAACCTCAATTTTATTACGGTAAATTTTGAAGCGGAAATTCAACTCGACCCATCCGAATATAGTGACAGCCAGGGTTATTATATCTCGTATCAGGGCCGGAACCGAAACGTTAGCATTAACAACATTAAAAAATCATACGATACGGGCTTCACCTATTACCTGGAATTTCCTCCCCTGCAACAGAGTGGCAAGCCCATTAAGTATTCTTCTCCCCATTTCCCGCCCATGACCGGGGAATACATCTGTATCGGTGAACCGTTCCGATTTCCCTTTGGCGCAACAGATCCCGATGGCGATCAATTAACCTATTCACTCGTAACACCCCTCGACCAGAAAATTTATACACAGGCTATTTCTCCCGGACCTTATCCGGGCGTTGCCTGGGTGCCGGGTTATGGGCCTGCCAATGCCATACATGGCTCACCTCCACTTGCTATTAATGCAAAAACGGGCGAATTATCGGTAACCGCTACGCAAGCGGGCTTATTTGTTTTTGGGGTTAAAGTCGAGAAATACCGGAATGGCAGGAAGCTCGGCGAAGTCAGACGGGATTTTCAGTTCTTGGTGATCGACTGTGCATCCGAAACCATACCAAGTCCAGTCGTTCATGCTGAGAATCAATCATCGACAGCACCTGAAGCAACGATCTGTCAGGGAGGCTCAATCGTTCTTCAAACAACAGTTGATTCGAACTGGAACTACCAATGGTATCGGAATGGTAGCAGCATCTCGGCGGCTAACAAACCCTCGCTAACGATTTATGAGCCTGGTAGTTATAATGTTATTGTTTATTCGAAAAACGAGTGTTTAAAACCCGGAACGTCAAAGAATATTATTGTCAAAACCGCCACGTTAACCAGCTCAATAAAGGCAAGCGGATCGCTCTGCGCAGTAGATGGTTCTGTTCGGCTTCAGGCGTCGGCAAATCTGGCTGTGCGCTATGAGTGGTACCACAATGGCCAGCCGTTGACGCACCAAACTGCCGATACAGTGCGAGTTAGCCAGGAAGGAACGTATTGGGCGGTATTAACGGATACTGCTTTTGGTTGTGTTTTCCGGACCGATACGCTCTCCATTTCGCGCTTGCCAGCCTTACCCGCGTCCATTCGATCGGTTAGAGGTTCACCGCGATTATGCCCGGAAGATTCATTATTATTAGAGAGCAGTAGGGGGAAAAGTTACACATGGCAACGAGACGGTCAGCCGATTCAGGGCGCAACGGGTGCGCAGTATCAGGCGAAAACGTCGGGAAGTTATGTTGTCAGGATTACCGACGATAGTGGTTGTTCGCACGTTTCAGAACCCTTTCTTGTGGAGGCCATTCCTCCGCTGACGGTTCTCTTTGATTCAATACCAGCCATTTGTGAAGCCAATGCGACAATAATCACTCTAAACGCCAGTCCCCCTGGCGGAACGTTTTCCGGCAATGGTGTTGGTGGAAATGAATTCGATCCGCGACTCGCCGGAATTGGTAATCACCGTCTGTCGTATGCAATTAAGCCGTCGCCCGAATGCGCTGATGTAGTCGTTACCCGAACTGTTGTTGTTGGGAAATCGCCCAGTATTGAATTGCCCGATAGCATCGTCACGAATAAGGGGAATACAATTCAGCTTACGCCTTCAATCAGCACTAATGCCGTTTTTTTTCAATGGACGCCCAGTACGTATCTGGATAATCCGACCATTGCGACCCCCTTAGCCGTATCGGTCCTGAATACTATTACATACACCGTTAAGGCATCAGACAGTTTAGGATGCGCTAGCGAAGATTCCGTACGAATTAAGATCATCGATCAGATCTGGGTGCCGGATGCCTTTACGCCCAATGGCGACGGTATGAACGATGTACTGGCCCTGCCTGGCATCGAAGCCTTTCCTGATGCAGTCATTACAATTTACAACCGGTGGGGCGAGGTGATTTATCAATCCGCCAAAGGCTATCCAACGCCCTTCGACGGTACGCTAAATGGCCATGAGTTGCCCATAGGCGTTTATTCCTACAGATTGCAGACGGGCTCCGGCAAGCCACAAAAGGAAGGAAGTATTCTACTACTTAGAGACTAA
- a CDS encoding TonB-dependent receptor, whose product MKTRLQTFILGLLLSSPAWSQVVVQGKVFNAQMKPLASANIGILNSYAGATTDADGSFSFTTDGRGTVQVVAQMLGYAHLPMTITISDTTRQVTLKFVLNEESINLDGVTVKTRKTDFLGRGGLPSLKALEVRAMGGSNADIANGIRTMPGVQATSDATGLFVRGGTSDETKVYVDGLLANNFFYNGSPGVSQRGRFAPELFSGNFFSSGGYSALYGQALSSALILETNDVADRSSIGGNISTTGAMLEMNRVIRPERLSAGGSITYTNMSPYYHIVPQRRTFTAGPEYLDGLFHLKYRAGDKGVLKILGTVGRNNVQFLQNTTGRTAQYGLVSSNGFVSVSYAGSVGKEWTMNAGFGASLSNNTASIDSLPMIDGQVSLRRSRQVAQQVYNTRVVFRRSIGKGSDLYLGMDHVMTGTDMQLAQQHLIAPTQHLNEQYGAVFAESNVSLSRTLSTRLGLRAEGASAISRLAVAPRMSLSYAPGKVHKLTLSYGQFYQQPTYDYLISNTNRNSLRFQEATHYIASYQMVRTNQLLRVELYQKTYNRLLRTSPDTSSTGKGYARGFEVLWKEENRLPNVNYWVSYSYLDTKRQYLDYPMLVQPSFAATHTLATVVNVLIPSIPLNIGLTYTFASGRPYYNPNRSKDQFMTDHTPAYHNVGATVAYLTRIGKANSTLAFSANNLLGNQQIFGYQYSSLTNREASMPLANRFYYLGLFINWGIDKRSKTLNDLLQN is encoded by the coding sequence ATGAAAACACGTCTACAGACATTCATTTTAGGGCTGCTTCTGAGTAGTCCTGCCTGGAGTCAGGTTGTTGTGCAGGGTAAGGTGTTCAATGCACAGATGAAGCCACTAGCCAGTGCTAATATTGGTATCCTGAATTCGTATGCCGGAGCCACCACCGACGCCGATGGCTCCTTCTCGTTCACGACCGATGGTCGGGGAACCGTTCAGGTGGTGGCGCAGATGTTGGGTTATGCTCATCTGCCGATGACGATTACCATCAGCGACACGACACGGCAGGTAACACTAAAGTTCGTGCTCAATGAAGAGTCGATCAATCTGGATGGTGTCACCGTTAAAACCCGAAAAACTGATTTTCTGGGCCGGGGCGGGCTCCCCAGCCTGAAAGCGCTGGAGGTTCGGGCAATGGGTGGCAGCAATGCCGATATTGCGAATGGCATTCGGACAATGCCCGGTGTACAGGCCACTTCGGATGCTACCGGGTTGTTTGTCAGGGGCGGCACCAGCGATGAAACGAAGGTGTATGTGGATGGACTGCTGGCCAATAATTTTTTCTACAACGGTAGTCCGGGTGTGTCGCAGCGGGGTCGGTTTGCGCCAGAGCTATTTTCGGGAAATTTCTTTAGTAGTGGTGGTTATTCGGCCCTGTACGGTCAGGCGTTGTCATCGGCTTTGATTCTGGAAACCAACGATGTGGCCGACCGTTCATCGATAGGCGGCAACATCAGCACAACGGGTGCCATGCTCGAAATGAACCGCGTGATCCGCCCTGAGCGGCTGTCGGCAGGTGGGTCGATCACCTACACGAACATGAGTCCCTATTATCACATTGTTCCGCAGCGTCGCACGTTTACCGCTGGCCCGGAATACCTCGACGGCCTGTTTCACCTCAAATATCGGGCTGGCGATAAAGGAGTACTGAAAATTCTTGGAACGGTTGGCCGCAACAACGTCCAGTTTTTGCAGAATACCACCGGCCGAACCGCCCAGTATGGGTTGGTAAGTAGCAATGGTTTTGTGAGCGTTTCGTATGCAGGCAGTGTGGGTAAGGAATGGACGATGAATGCCGGATTTGGCGCCAGTTTATCCAATAATACCGCGTCAATTGACTCTTTGCCGATGATCGATGGACAGGTATCGCTGCGTCGGTCGCGCCAGGTTGCCCAGCAGGTCTATAATACGCGGGTTGTCTTTCGGCGGTCGATCGGGAAAGGATCGGATCTGTACCTGGGTATGGACCATGTCATGACCGGAACCGACATGCAACTGGCTCAACAGCATCTGATTGCGCCAACCCAGCATCTGAACGAACAATATGGCGCCGTTTTTGCTGAAAGTAACGTGTCGCTGAGTCGGACGCTGAGCACCCGGCTTGGTCTGCGGGCCGAGGGGGCATCGGCAATCAGTCGGCTGGCTGTGGCACCGCGTATGTCGCTGAGCTATGCACCGGGAAAGGTTCATAAGCTGACCCTTAGCTATGGGCAATTTTACCAACAACCGACCTACGATTACCTGATCAGCAATACAAACCGCAACTCGCTGCGTTTTCAGGAAGCTACCCACTACATCGCGAGTTATCAGATGGTACGGACCAATCAGTTGCTGCGGGTGGAGTTGTATCAAAAAACGTATAACCGGCTGCTTCGGACAAGCCCCGATACCAGTTCGACCGGCAAAGGCTATGCCCGTGGGTTTGAGGTACTCTGGAAAGAAGAAAACCGTCTTCCGAACGTAAACTATTGGGTATCGTACTCATACCTGGATACAAAACGGCAATATCTCGACTATCCGATGCTGGTGCAACCCAGTTTTGCGGCCACGCATACGCTGGCTACCGTTGTCAATGTGCTGATTCCGTCGATTCCGCTCAACATCGGTCTGACCTACACCTTTGCATCAGGACGGCCTTATTATAATCCCAATCGGTCGAAGGACCAGTTTATGACCGATCATACACCAGCCTATCATAACGTAGGAGCCACGGTGGCTTATTTGACCCGCATCGGTAAGGCTAATTCAACGCTTGCCTTTTCGGCCAACAACTTGCTGGGTAATCAGCAGATATTCGGTTATCAATACAGCTCACTCACAAACAGGGAAGCGTCGATGCCGCTGGCCAATCGCTTCTATTACCTGGGTCTGTTTATAAACTGGGGAATTGATAAGCGTAGTAAAACTCTTAACGATCTGTTACAGAATTAA
- a CDS encoding NADP-dependent oxidoreductase, which yields MQNTQVRLINRPLGLPKATDFSVETQPLQPLGINEIRVQNRYVSIDPAMRSWMAGGRSYINPVPVGAVMRALGTGMVVESRHPDYKTGDYLYTNLGIQEYALLTEEHLTKPDYGNKPYRVDPAGAPLPAYLGALGLPGMTAYFGLLRVGQIRAGETVLISAAAGGVGSLAGQIAKRQGCFVVGITSSPEKCRIVEKEFGFDACLSYKSPTWRDELAALCPDGVHVFFDNVGGDVLNGALPLMARGGRVILSGAVSQYNNMQFMRGPANYLTLISTRARMEGFVGIDFYDEFAEARAEIAGWIREGTIRSDVHLVSGPVDTFVTLLGQLFGGQNTGKLVLEIVAD from the coding sequence ATGCAAAACACGCAAGTTCGACTCATCAACCGGCCGCTTGGTTTGCCTAAAGCAACTGATTTCTCGGTAGAAACACAGCCTTTGCAGCCACTTGGCATCAATGAAATACGGGTTCAGAATCGGTACGTATCCATTGATCCGGCCATGCGCAGCTGGATGGCAGGAGGCCGATCTTACATAAACCCCGTACCTGTTGGGGCCGTAATGCGGGCGTTGGGAACGGGTATGGTCGTGGAATCGCGCCATCCTGACTACAAAACAGGCGATTACCTCTATACGAATCTCGGCATTCAGGAGTATGCCTTGCTGACTGAAGAACACCTCACGAAACCCGATTACGGAAATAAACCGTATCGGGTCGATCCAGCCGGGGCTCCACTGCCAGCCTACCTTGGCGCATTAGGGCTTCCGGGTATGACCGCCTACTTCGGACTGTTACGGGTGGGTCAGATCCGGGCGGGGGAAACGGTCCTGATTTCGGCTGCTGCGGGTGGTGTGGGAAGCCTGGCCGGACAGATTGCCAAACGGCAGGGGTGCTTTGTTGTGGGAATTACCAGTAGCCCGGAAAAATGCCGGATTGTTGAAAAGGAGTTCGGATTCGATGCCTGCCTGTCGTATAAATCGCCAACCTGGCGCGACGAGTTAGCGGCTCTTTGTCCCGACGGTGTTCACGTATTCTTCGACAATGTTGGCGGTGATGTGCTCAACGGGGCATTACCGCTGATGGCCAGAGGAGGCCGGGTGATTTTGTCGGGGGCCGTTTCGCAATACAATAACATGCAATTTATGCGTGGCCCGGCCAATTACCTGACGCTCATCTCGACCCGTGCGCGTATGGAGGGCTTTGTCGGCATCGATTTTTACGATGAGTTTGCGGAGGCACGTGCCGAAATAGCGGGCTGGATTCGTGAAGGCACTATTCGATCCGACGTTCATCTGGTTTCGGGTCCGGTCGATACATTTGTCACGCTCCTGGGCCAGTTGTTCGGCGGGCAAAATACGGGCAAGCTCGTGCTGGAAATTGTTGCAGACTAA
- a CDS encoding IPT/TIG domain-containing protein translates to MKLVSVVFAFLFLVLGISACRVKNAPPELATLLPKEAYVGQEITLGGYQFGDEPVVTFGGAGSAVVGQILGSSEQSIRVTVPLIAPGVTQVRVQTSEGISDPLPLNVLQPPPVITSITPSNGLPGTEVVITGSYLNQIQSLRFEQTPPIVKDSTANKLTLVVPEKIPHGPLNIVITTKGGETFTGFIVAGTPQITSISTKRAKPGSELIIQGQNLLDGLVRINGLTTDRNQTSIKDTEIRTVIPTNATSGKVTVTVFEKLVATSADSLQIVLQPAVANLSARDGITGDKIILTGLNLRDVSSVLFGTASVPFRVISDTQLEATVPNLGSPGQVTVSVTSVGGNASAADPFFFYVAPSNLVITPVRQLRLQPITITGQNLYRTTEVRVSGQVVSINSSIEGSQIIVSIPANAVSGVVTVTNRAGTATSQPLVVVQKALITDFLPAKARSGERVVVRGNFLLNAQFYFTGTTTPAADGGKNEDTERWILVPSDAQTGPIRVLNATNESVLTDTFTILRLATITDFTPKTAKAGEEITITGQNLANVTAVKFNGGVLPATFKLSGSSLVVTVPTGAVAGQICLTTEAGASCTSANFTPEK, encoded by the coding sequence ATGAAGTTAGTTTCCGTTGTTTTTGCCTTCCTTTTTTTAGTACTCGGGATATCGGCTTGTCGCGTCAAAAATGCTCCACCAGAACTAGCGACATTGTTGCCCAAGGAAGCCTATGTTGGTCAGGAGATTACGCTGGGAGGTTATCAGTTCGGCGATGAACCCGTTGTCACATTTGGGGGAGCCGGTTCGGCGGTTGTTGGTCAGATTCTGGGCTCATCGGAACAAAGCATTCGGGTAACGGTGCCGCTGATTGCGCCGGGCGTTACCCAGGTCAGGGTACAAACCAGCGAAGGAATATCGGACCCTCTGCCACTCAATGTGTTGCAACCACCTCCTGTGATCACGTCGATAACGCCAAGTAACGGTTTGCCGGGAACAGAAGTAGTCATAACCGGCAGCTATTTAAATCAGATTCAGTCACTTCGATTCGAACAGACTCCGCCCATCGTTAAAGACAGTACGGCCAACAAACTGACACTGGTAGTGCCGGAAAAAATACCACATGGACCACTCAACATTGTCATTACCACCAAAGGAGGAGAAACTTTCACTGGATTTATTGTAGCCGGGACACCACAAATCACCAGTATCTCCACGAAAAGGGCGAAACCTGGTTCTGAACTTATAATTCAGGGGCAAAACCTTCTGGATGGTCTGGTGCGTATCAACGGATTGACGACCGACCGCAATCAAACAAGTATTAAAGACACCGAAATCCGTACGGTAATCCCGACAAATGCTACATCCGGTAAAGTCACCGTAACGGTATTTGAAAAGCTGGTGGCTACCAGCGCCGATAGTCTACAAATTGTGTTGCAGCCTGCTGTTGCTAACCTGAGCGCACGAGACGGCATTACAGGCGATAAAATTATTCTGACCGGGCTTAATTTACGTGATGTATCAAGCGTGTTGTTTGGGACCGCATCCGTTCCCTTCCGCGTCATCAGTGATACGCAGCTTGAAGCAACGGTGCCTAATCTGGGATCGCCGGGGCAGGTAACGGTTTCGGTGACCAGTGTTGGCGGGAACGCCAGTGCAGCCGATCCATTCTTCTTTTACGTGGCTCCCTCCAATCTGGTCATAACGCCCGTCCGCCAGCTGCGTCTGCAACCCATTACGATAACAGGGCAGAATTTATACAGGACAACAGAAGTTCGGGTTAGTGGACAGGTCGTTTCCATTAACAGTAGTATTGAAGGCTCACAGATTATTGTCAGCATACCGGCCAATGCGGTTAGTGGTGTGGTTACGGTCACGAACCGGGCCGGAACCGCCACCAGCCAGCCTCTGGTTGTGGTGCAAAAGGCGCTTATTACCGACTTTCTTCCGGCCAAGGCGCGTTCCGGCGAACGCGTCGTTGTGCGGGGTAATTTCCTGCTGAATGCTCAGTTTTACTTTACCGGCACAACTACCCCCGCTGCTGACGGGGGCAAAAATGAGGATACGGAGCGATGGATTCTGGTGCCATCGGATGCTCAGACCGGCCCGATTCGAGTGCTCAATGCAACCAATGAATCTGTGCTTACGGATACATTTACCATTCTTCGACTGGCAACTATTACCGACTTTACGCCCAAAACGGCTAAAGCAGGTGAAGAAATAACCATTACGGGTCAGAATCTGGCGAATGTGACAGCCGTAAAATTCAATGGCGGTGTCTTACCCGCTACCTTCAAGCTTTCGGGAAGCTCTTTAGTGGTAACTGTTCCAACAGGGGCTGTTGCGGGGCAGATTTGCCTGACTACGGAAGCGGGGGCATCCTGCACGAGTGCGAATTTTACGCCCGAAAAATAG
- a CDS encoding P-loop NTPase family protein, with product MNYRSLKSSNLLKITTLGELKAAGYIPRPIKQELRENLIERIRDKEVVFPGIWGYEDTVIPDVERAILSMHHINLLGLRGQAKTRIARLMVNLLDEYIPVVAGSELNDDPLQPLSRFALDLIAEKGDQTPVAWMHRNDRYTEKLATPDVSVADLIGDVDPIKAATLKLPYSDERTIHFGLIPRSHRCIFVINELPDLQARIQVSLFNILQEGDIQIRGFKLRLPLDIQFVFTANPEDYTNRGSIVTPLKDRIDSQIVTHYPKSIEIGKKITMQEAVVKTEQKGMVKTNDLIADLIEQVALEARESEYVDSKSGVSARMTISAYENLLSSAERRALLNGEKDTHVRIADLYGVVPAICGKVELVYEGEVEGPVIVAQNLIGKAVRNQFLQYFPNPEKAKKDKRGNPYKKITDWFGDGNIMEILSDLTNRDYEARLRTIDGLDDVVDLFHARLSKPEKLFMMEFALHGLAEHSLIGKKALDTGQQFKDLLGSMFNPGSNFGGEDEDEEDDDSRY from the coding sequence ATGAACTACCGCAGCCTGAAGTCATCAAATTTATTGAAAATTACTACACTCGGCGAACTGAAAGCCGCAGGGTATATTCCCCGACCTATTAAACAGGAATTACGAGAAAATCTGATCGAACGGATACGGGATAAAGAAGTTGTTTTCCCCGGTATCTGGGGCTATGAAGATACCGTCATTCCGGATGTGGAACGCGCTATTCTGTCCATGCACCACATAAACCTACTGGGGTTGCGCGGGCAGGCCAAAACCCGGATCGCCCGCCTGATGGTCAATCTCTTGGATGAGTATATTCCAGTGGTTGCCGGTTCTGAACTCAACGACGATCCGCTCCAGCCCCTATCTCGTTTTGCACTGGACCTTATTGCCGAAAAAGGTGATCAGACCCCCGTAGCCTGGATGCATCGGAATGATCGATACACCGAAAAACTCGCTACGCCCGACGTGTCGGTGGCCGACCTTATTGGGGATGTAGATCCGATCAAGGCTGCGACGCTTAAATTGCCGTACTCGGATGAACGCACCATTCACTTTGGTCTGATTCCCCGCTCCCATCGCTGCATTTTCGTCATCAACGAATTGCCTGATCTTCAGGCCCGTATTCAGGTATCACTCTTCAATATTTTGCAGGAAGGTGATATTCAGATTCGGGGTTTCAAACTCCGTTTGCCGCTCGATATTCAGTTTGTCTTTACGGCCAATCCGGAAGATTATACCAATCGGGGTAGCATCGTAACACCCCTGAAAGACCGGATTGATTCGCAGATTGTGACACACTATCCGAAATCAATTGAAATCGGAAAAAAAATCACCATGCAGGAAGCCGTCGTTAAGACCGAGCAGAAGGGAATGGTGAAAACCAACGACCTCATTGCCGACCTTATCGAACAGGTTGCGCTCGAAGCCCGCGAAAGTGAATATGTTGATTCGAAGAGTGGGGTATCGGCCCGGATGACCATTTCGGCTTACGAAAATCTCCTGTCTTCGGCCGAACGGCGGGCATTGCTGAACGGTGAAAAAGACACCCACGTCCGCATCGCGGATCTATACGGTGTTGTACCCGCCATTTGTGGTAAAGTTGAGCTGGTCTATGAAGGCGAAGTGGAAGGGCCGGTTATTGTGGCGCAGAATTTGATTGGGAAAGCAGTTCGGAATCAGTTTTTGCAATATTTCCCGAATCCGGAAAAAGCCAAAAAAGACAAACGCGGCAATCCATACAAGAAGATTACCGATTGGTTTGGGGATGGAAACATCATGGAAATTCTGAGCGATCTAACCAATCGTGACTACGAAGCCCGTCTGCGCACCATTGATGGACTGGATGATGTAGTCGATCTGTTCCACGCGCGACTCAGTAAGCCCGAAAAATTATTCATGATGGAATTCGCGCTACATGGTCTGGCCGAACATTCACTGATCGGCAAAAAAGCGCTCGACACAGGTCAGCAGTTTAAAGATCTGTTAGGCTCCATGTTCAACCCCGGCAGCAATTTTGGGGGAGAGGATGAAGACGAGGAAGACGACGATAGCCGGTATTAA